The Bacillota bacterium nucleotide sequence CCTCAGGCTCAACAGCGCCTCTAGGCCATAGGGTAAGGCCCCGAATGCCCTCCCTCTCGCCAGCAACTGATCCCACATATCATTACTGTACTCTGCAGGACAGTAAACCTCGTAGCCATGTTCGCCGGTGAACCCCGTTCGAGATAGTATGCAGTCTACCTCGGCCACTTTGACCACAACGAACCGGAAGTAGTCGAGATCGGACAGATCACAGTCACACAGTGGTTTCAGGATTTCCCTGGACAGGGGCCCTTGAACACATATCAATGCTGTGCCGGACGACACATCGGTAACCCACGCGTTGGAGCCCTTCGAGTGTTCCGATATCCAGCGGAAAACCTTCTCCCCATTCGGAGTGCTCGTAATGACCCAGTAGTGTTGTTTGTTAAAGCGATAGACCGTGGTATCATCGAGGATGCCGCCGTCTTCCTTCAGAANNNNNNNNNNCAATTCCGCCGTCGGTCAACCGGCTCAAGTCGTTGACGGTGAGCCCCTGAAGTAGGTCAAACGCTCCCTCTCCCTTGATGTCGATCTCCCCCATGGTGGAGAGGTCTATGAATCCCGCCCTTTCCCGCACAGCCCGGTGCTCTTCGACGGGATCCGAGAACCTGAGCGGAACTTCCCACGGGCCCGTAGCCAGTATGGCCCCGTATTTCACGTGGACCGGATACAATGGGGTCCTCTTCATCTGCCGTTCCCTCCCGCCTCTGTTCAAGGGTGTAATTCTTTCTGTGCCTGGCTACTTGTCGAAGTAGACCAACAGTACTTCCTCCTGTACGGGCTTAGTAACCAGGCTCACCGTCACGTAGACAGCGATCCCAATGCCAAGAGCCCATACGTATGGGTGCAATCCAAGCGGATTAAACTTCAGCACGA carries:
- a CDS encoding aminomethyl transferase family protein; this encodes LKEDGGILDDTTVYRFNKQHYWVITSTPNGEKVFRWISEHSKGSNAWVTDVSSGTALICVQGPLSREILKPLCDCDLSDLDYFRFVVVKVAEVDCILSRTGFTGEHGYEVYCPAEYSNDMWDQLLARGRAFGALPYGLEALLSLR
- a CDS encoding glycine cleavage system aminomethyltransferase GcvT gives rise to the protein MKRTPLYPVHVKYGAILATGPWEVPLRFSDPVEEHRAVRERAGFIDLSTMGEIDIKGEGAFDLLQGLTVNDLSRLTDGGI